One window of Kiloniellales bacterium genomic DNA carries:
- the gpmI gene encoding 2,3-bisphosphoglycerate-independent phosphoglycerate mutase, whose amino-acid sequence MTPDARPRPVVLCILDGWGHADASEDNAIRLARTPTLDRLYASCPQALIDASEHEVGLPEGQMGNSEVGHMNIGAGRIVLQDLPRIDQAVRSGEIEANPALCGFIEKLKASGGTAQVMGLISPGGVHAHQDQIAALCRILAAAGVPVKLHAFLDGRDTPPSSARGYLADFQAAAPEAEVATVSGRYYAMDRDKRWDRVARAYRALVMGDGVVAADALAAVEASYAKAVTDEFVEPAVIGGYPGMRDGDGVLMANFRADRAREILAALLDPAFDGFHRERVVRFAAAAGMVEYSEAHNRWLATLFPAAEIGDTLGEVVAKAGLKQLRIAETEKYAHVTFFLNGGREEVFDGEERILIPSPKVATYDLKPEMSAFEVTEALVEAIESGTFDLIVVNYANGDMVGHTGNLAAAIQAVEAVDNCLEALDAAVECAGGCLLITADHGNAERMKDSETGERHTAHTMNRVPILLAGAGSGAERLADGRLADIAPTVLALMGLPQPAAMTGQSLLRGSAAQAEAAAE is encoded by the coding sequence ATGACCCCAGATGCCAGACCCCGCCCCGTCGTCCTCTGTATCCTCGACGGCTGGGGCCACGCTGACGCCAGCGAAGACAACGCGATCCGACTGGCCCGGACGCCGACGCTGGACCGGCTCTACGCGTCCTGCCCCCAGGCCCTGATCGACGCCTCGGAGCACGAGGTCGGGCTGCCCGAAGGGCAAATGGGCAACTCCGAGGTCGGCCACATGAACATCGGCGCCGGCCGGATCGTCCTTCAGGACCTGCCGCGCATCGACCAGGCGGTCCGCAGCGGCGAGATCGAGGCGAACCCGGCGCTGTGCGGTTTCATCGAGAAGCTCAAGGCCTCTGGCGGAACGGCCCAGGTGATGGGCCTGATCTCGCCCGGCGGCGTGCACGCCCACCAGGACCAGATCGCCGCGCTCTGCCGGATCCTGGCGGCGGCCGGCGTCCCGGTGAAGCTCCACGCCTTCCTCGACGGCCGCGACACGCCGCCGTCGAGCGCCCGGGGCTACCTCGCGGACTTCCAGGCCGCGGCCCCGGAGGCGGAGGTCGCCACGGTGAGCGGGCGCTACTACGCCATGGACCGGGACAAGCGCTGGGACCGGGTCGCGCGCGCCTATCGCGCCCTGGTCATGGGAGACGGGGTCGTGGCCGCCGATGCCCTCGCCGCCGTCGAGGCCAGCTACGCCAAGGCGGTCACCGACGAGTTCGTCGAGCCCGCGGTGATCGGCGGCTATCCGGGCATGCGCGACGGCGACGGCGTGCTGATGGCCAACTTCCGCGCCGATCGGGCGCGGGAGATCCTGGCCGCCCTGCTCGACCCCGCCTTCGACGGCTTCCACAGGGAGCGCGTGGTCCGCTTCGCCGCGGCGGCGGGCATGGTCGAGTATTCCGAGGCCCACAATCGCTGGCTTGCCACCCTGTTTCCCGCCGCCGAGATCGGCGACACGCTGGGCGAGGTCGTCGCCAAGGCGGGCCTGAAGCAGCTGCGGATCGCCGAGACCGAGAAGTACGCCCACGTGACCTTCTTCCTCAACGGCGGCCGGGAAGAGGTCTTCGACGGGGAAGAGCGGATCTTGATCCCCTCGCCCAAGGTTGCCACCTACGATCTCAAGCCCGAGATGTCGGCCTTCGAGGTGACGGAGGCCCTGGTCGAGGCGATCGAGTCCGGGACGTTCGACCTGATCGTGGTCAACTACGCCAACGGCGACATGGTCGGCCATACCGGCAATCTGGCGGCAGCGATCCAGGCGGTCGAGGCGGTAGACAACTGCCTCGAGGCGCTGGACGCCGCGGTCGAGTGCGCTGGCGGCTGCTTGCTGATCACCGCGGATCACGGCAACGCCGAAAGGATGAAGGATTCGGAAACCGGTGAGCGTCACACTGCCCATACCATGAACAGGGTCCCGATACTGCTGGCCGGTGCGGGAAGCGGCGCAGAGCGCCTAGCCGACGGCCGCCTGGCCGACATCGCACCGACGGTCCTCGCCCTTATGGGCCTGCCGCAGCCGGCCGCCATGACCGGGCAGAGCCTGCTGCGCGGTTCGGCGGCGCAAGCGGAAGCGGCGGCGGAGTAG
- the rlmH gene encoding 23S rRNA (pseudouridine(1915)-N(3))-methyltransferase RlmH, with the protein MRITIAAVGRLRAGPMQDLLSDYLRRLTWPHDVKEVEERRQLPPDALKRREGELLLQSLPKPARIIALDGGGKSLTSEAFARTIQDYREAGTGDLAFVIGGAEGLSDEVLAAADRRLAFGAMTWPHLLARVMLAEQLYRAQSILTGHPYHRA; encoded by the coding sequence GTGCGGATCACCATCGCCGCCGTCGGCCGCCTGCGGGCCGGCCCGATGCAGGATCTGCTGTCCGACTACTTGCGCCGCCTGACCTGGCCCCACGACGTTAAGGAAGTCGAAGAACGGCGCCAGCTGCCGCCGGACGCGCTGAAGCGCCGGGAAGGTGAGCTGCTGCTCCAAAGCCTGCCCAAGCCGGCCAGGATCATCGCCCTCGACGGCGGGGGTAAGTCTCTGACCAGTGAGGCTTTTGCCCGAACGATCCAGGACTATCGGGAGGCCGGAACCGGGGATCTCGCCTTCGTGATCGGAGGGGCCGAGGGACTGTCCGACGAGGTGCTGGCGGCCGCCGATCGGCGCCTCGCCTTCGGTGCCATGACTTGGCCACATCTTCTTGCCAGGGTGATGCTGGCCGAACAGCTCTACCGCGCGCAATCGATCCTTACCGGTCATCCCTATCACCGGGCCTGA
- the rsfS gene encoding ribosome silencing factor translates to METRRLKDGSLSGDGLLGLVKTSLEDDKAEDIVVIDLSGKTSFADSMVIASGRSQRHVGAMAEHLRERLKHAGVKAPSVEGAERCDWVLIDGGDVIIHLFRPEVRSFYNLEKMWGMDLPEPERSSAGL, encoded by the coding sequence TTGGAGACCCGAAGGCTTAAAGACGGGTCGCTTTCTGGCGACGGCCTGCTCGGCCTCGTCAAGACCTCTCTCGAAGACGACAAGGCCGAAGACATTGTCGTCATCGACCTCTCCGGCAAAACCAGCTTTGCGGATTCCATGGTCATTGCGAGCGGCCGCTCGCAACGCCACGTCGGCGCCATGGCCGAGCATCTCCGCGAGAGGCTCAAGCATGCCGGGGTCAAGGCGCCCTCGGTGGAAGGCGCGGAGCGCTGCGACTGGGTCCTGATCGACGGAGGGGACGTGATCATCCACCTCTTCCGACCCGAGGTGCGGTCCTTCTACAACCTCGAGAAGATGTGGGGCATGGACCTGCCGGAGCCCGAGCGCAGCAGCGCCGGCCTTTGA
- a CDS encoding S41 family peptidase has product MREFRFAALGAVLMLVITPAASLWAESDRSETYRQLKLFGDVFERVRADYVEEVSDEDLIESAIRGMLAALDPHSSYLDEKSFGDMQVQTRGEFGGLGIEVTLDENGLVKVVSPIDDTPAFKAGIQAGDYITHLDGEAVLGLTLPQAVERMRGPVNTDIVLTVRREGRDAFDVTITRDIITIQSVRGRVEGDVGYVRITTFNEQTKPGLEQAIERAKKELGNDLIGYVIDLRNNPGGLLDQAIAVSDAFLDKGEIVSTRGRDTEEGQRFNSRPGDLAEGLPIVVLINSGSASASEIVAGALQDHRRAIVLGTASFGKGSVQTIIPMPGHGAMRLTTSRYYTPSGRSIQAKGIEPDIEVKQARIEDIESRRRSREADLRGALDTPEGEERPDGGETSANETGETEPPQDYQLTRALDLLRGLRLFSERVVN; this is encoded by the coding sequence ATGCGTGAGTTCCGATTTGCGGCGCTGGGCGCCGTCCTGATGCTCGTTATCACCCCGGCCGCCTCCCTTTGGGCCGAGTCCGACCGTTCCGAAACCTATCGTCAGCTCAAGCTCTTCGGAGACGTCTTCGAGAGGGTCCGCGCGGACTACGTCGAAGAGGTCTCGGACGAGGACCTCATCGAGTCGGCGATCCGGGGCATGCTCGCCGCGCTCGACCCGCATTCCAGCTACCTGGACGAAAAGAGCTTCGGCGACATGCAGGTGCAGACCCGGGGCGAGTTCGGCGGCCTGGGCATCGAGGTGACCCTGGACGAGAACGGCCTGGTCAAGGTGGTCTCGCCGATCGACGACACCCCGGCCTTCAAGGCCGGGATCCAGGCAGGCGACTACATCACCCACCTGGACGGCGAGGCCGTGCTCGGCCTGACCCTGCCCCAGGCGGTCGAGCGGATGCGGGGCCCGGTCAACACCGATATCGTTCTGACGGTCCGCCGCGAAGGCCGCGACGCCTTCGACGTGACCATCACCCGCGACATCATCACCATCCAGTCGGTTCGCGGCCGCGTCGAGGGCGACGTCGGCTACGTGCGCATCACCACCTTCAACGAGCAGACCAAACCGGGGCTGGAACAGGCGATCGAGAGGGCCAAGAAGGAACTGGGCAACGATCTCATCGGCTACGTGATCGATCTGCGAAACAACCCGGGCGGCCTGCTCGACCAGGCGATCGCGGTCTCGGACGCCTTCCTTGACAAGGGCGAGATCGTCTCGACCCGGGGTCGCGACACCGAGGAGGGGCAGCGCTTCAACTCCCGCCCCGGCGACCTGGCGGAGGGTCTTCCGATCGTCGTGCTGATCAACTCCGGCTCCGCCTCGGCCTCGGAGATCGTGGCCGGCGCCCTGCAGGATCACCGGCGCGCGATCGTCCTGGGCACCGCCTCCTTCGGCAAGGGCTCCGTTCAGACCATCATCCCGATGCCGGGCCACGGGGCCATGCGCCTGACCACCTCGCGCTACTACACGCCCTCCGGGCGCTCGATCCAGGCCAAGGGGATCGAGCCGGACATCGAGGTCAAGCAGGCGCGCATCGAGGACATCGAGAGCCGCCGGCGCAGCCGCGAGGCAGACCTGCGCGGCGCGCTCGACACCCCCGAAGGCGAGGAGCGGCCGGACGGCGGCGAGACCAGCGCGAACGAGACCGGCGAGACGGAGCCGCCGCAGGACTACCAGCTGACCAGAGCCCTGGATCTGCTGCGCGGCCTGCGCCTGTTCAGCGAACGCGTCGTCAACTGA
- a CDS encoding nicotinate-nucleotide adenylyltransferase has translation MTKATPDRKISSGNLARALGGFLPPPGYRAGLLGGSFNPAHEGHRMISLVALKRLGLDEVWWLVSPQNPLKPAEGMADLAQRLDSARRIADHPRIRVTALESALGTQYTAETLRALTCRLPRVSFVWVMGADNLQQIPAWKDWMQIFHLLPVAILDRPSYALGALAGLAARRFSRWRKPERAARRLPEMEPPAWVFLHGPLSTQSATRIRAARISRSAGLWR, from the coding sequence ATGACGAAGGCGACTCCTGATCGCAAAATCTCGTCGGGGAACCTGGCTCGGGCCCTGGGCGGATTCCTGCCGCCGCCGGGCTACAGGGCCGGCCTGCTTGGCGGCTCCTTCAACCCGGCCCACGAGGGCCATCGGATGATCAGCCTGGTGGCTTTGAAGCGCCTTGGCCTGGACGAGGTCTGGTGGCTGGTATCGCCTCAGAACCCGCTGAAGCCCGCCGAAGGCATGGCGGACCTCGCGCAGCGGCTCGATTCGGCGCGGCGAATCGCCGATCATCCTCGAATCCGGGTCACAGCGCTGGAGTCGGCCCTGGGAACGCAGTATACGGCCGAGACTCTGCGCGCCTTGACCTGCCGATTACCAAGAGTTTCCTTCGTTTGGGTGATGGGCGCCGACAATCTTCAGCAGATTCCGGCCTGGAAAGACTGGATGCAAATATTTCATTTACTCCCCGTTGCGATCCTGGATCGCCCCTCCTATGCTTTGGGGGCGCTAGCCGGATTGGCGGCGCGGCGCTTTTCCCGGTGGCGCAAGCCGGAACGCGCAGCCCGCCGCCTGCCGGAGATGGAGCCGCCGGCCTGGGTTTTTCTTCACGGCCCGTTATCGACCCAGTCGGCGACCCGCATCAGGGCGGCGCGGATCTCGCGGTCCGCGGGCCTGTGGCGATGA
- a CDS encoding F0F1 ATP synthase subunit epsilon, with product MAEGKVAFELVSPERLLLSVEADMVVVPGAEGDFGVLPRHAPLVSSVKTGVITVHDAGQVTERIFVAGGFAEVTPERCTVLAERAISVRDIDRAQTEVELQAAREELADAANDDERRAAERQIAVAEALLEAAAG from the coding sequence ATGGCCGAGGGCAAGGTTGCGTTCGAACTGGTGTCGCCGGAGCGGCTTCTGCTCTCGGTGGAGGCCGACATGGTGGTCGTCCCCGGCGCAGAGGGCGACTTCGGCGTCCTGCCGCGGCATGCTCCCCTGGTCTCGAGCGTGAAGACCGGTGTCATCACCGTCCACGATGCCGGCCAGGTCACCGAGCGGATCTTCGTCGCCGGCGGCTTCGCCGAGGTGACGCCCGAGCGCTGCACCGTCCTGGCCGAACGGGCGATCTCGGTCCGCGACATTGACCGCGCCCAGACCGAAGTCGAGCTTCAGGCGGCGCGCGAAGAGCTGGCCGACGCTGCCAACGACGACGAGCGGCGCGCGGCCGAGCGCCAGATCGCGGTCGCCGAGGCGCTTCTGGAAGCCGCCGCCGGCTGA
- a CDS encoding RNA pyrophosphohydrolase, whose translation MTGSSDEPGHPYARLPYRPGVGILLLNAAGEVFVGRRIDTAAEAWQMPQGGIDKGEAPRAAALREMAEEIGTDKAAFLAESRGWLSYDLPPDLVPKVWKGRYRGQRQKWFALRFLGRDSDIDLDTQEPEFLSWRWVPAGQLTELIVPFKRGLYREVLAEFAGLLR comes from the coding sequence ATGACCGGCTCGAGCGATGAACCGGGCCACCCCTACGCCCGGCTGCCCTACCGTCCGGGCGTCGGCATCCTTCTGCTGAACGCCGCCGGCGAGGTCTTCGTCGGGCGGCGTATCGACACAGCCGCGGAGGCCTGGCAGATGCCGCAGGGCGGGATCGACAAGGGCGAGGCCCCGCGGGCCGCCGCGCTGCGCGAGATGGCGGAGGAGATCGGCACCGACAAGGCGGCGTTCCTGGCCGAAAGCCGGGGCTGGCTGAGCTACGACCTGCCACCGGACCTGGTGCCCAAGGTCTGGAAGGGCCGCTACCGCGGTCAGCGGCAGAAGTGGTTCGCGCTGCGTTTCCTGGGCCGGGACAGCGACATCGATCTCGACACGCAGGAGCCGGAGTTCCTGTCCTGGCGCTGGGTGCCCGCCGGCCAGCTGACCGAGCTGATCGTGCCCTTCAAGCGCGGCCTCTACCGCGAGGTCCTGGCCGAGTTCGCCGGGCTGCTGCGCTGA
- the ggt gene encoding gamma-glutamyltransferase, with the protein MRRLASLCLLVLLLPGRLSAEQAILSPQDIFHPVVGTQGMVASQEATATRIGLEVLKRGGNAVDAAVAVGFALAVTLPRAGNLGGGGFMLIHMAESGETLALDYREEAPAAAGRDLFLGPDGEVDNQRARFSYLSAGVPGTVAGLAAAQARFGRLTLAEILAPAIRLAEEGVTVSPFLAEGLAARADRMKAWPETARIFFKADGSPYRAGERLVQADLAWSLKEIALKGPEAFYTGEIGRRIAADMNANGGLITEADLAAYDVAWRAPVTGRYRGYEIASMPPPSSGGIHLVQILNLLESYPLAEMGAGSAATLHVMAEAMKLAYADRSQHLGDPDFWAVPQRGLTSKAYASRLRQRIDQARALAAAEIGPGDPAPYESNETTHFSVADRFGNVVSNTYTINFSYGSGIVAKGTGILLNNEMDDFSAKPGTPNAYGLIGGEANAIEPGKRPLSSMTPTLVFKDGKPWLVTGSPGGSRIITTVLQIILNTVDHGMNVAAASAAPRIHHQWLPDELRVEPGLSPDSLSLLARKGHRVVVKNAMGSTQSLLRIEGGWTGASDPRRPGALTLGY; encoded by the coding sequence ATGCGCCGCCTAGCCTCGCTCTGCCTTCTGGTCCTGCTGCTGCCCGGACGGCTCTCGGCCGAACAGGCCATCCTTTCGCCGCAGGACATCTTCCACCCCGTCGTCGGGACCCAGGGGATGGTCGCGTCGCAGGAGGCGACGGCGACCCGGATCGGCCTGGAGGTCCTGAAGCGCGGCGGCAATGCCGTCGATGCCGCGGTGGCCGTCGGCTTCGCCCTGGCGGTCACCCTGCCGCGCGCCGGCAACCTGGGCGGCGGCGGCTTCATGCTGATCCACATGGCCGAGTCCGGCGAGACCCTGGCGCTGGACTATCGCGAGGAGGCGCCGGCGGCGGCCGGTCGGGACCTCTTTCTCGGCCCGGACGGCGAGGTCGACAACCAGCGGGCGCGCTTCAGCTATCTCTCCGCCGGGGTGCCCGGAACGGTCGCCGGCCTCGCCGCGGCCCAGGCGCGCTTCGGCCGCCTGACCCTGGCCGAAATCCTGGCGCCGGCGATCCGGCTCGCCGAGGAGGGCGTGACCGTCTCGCCGTTCCTGGCCGAGGGCCTGGCCGCGCGGGCCGACCGGATGAAGGCCTGGCCTGAGACCGCGCGCATCTTCTTCAAGGCCGACGGCAGCCCCTACCGCGCCGGCGAACGCCTGGTCCAGGCGGACCTGGCCTGGAGCCTCAAGGAGATCGCCCTCAAAGGTCCGGAGGCCTTCTACACGGGCGAGATCGGCCGGCGGATCGCCGCCGACATGAATGCCAACGGAGGCCTGATCACCGAAGCCGATCTGGCCGCTTACGACGTGGCCTGGCGCGCGCCGGTGACCGGCCGCTACCGGGGTTACGAGATCGCCTCCATGCCGCCGCCCTCCTCGGGCGGCATCCACCTGGTCCAGATCCTCAACCTGCTGGAATCCTATCCGCTGGCTGAGATGGGCGCGGGCTCCGCGGCGACGCTCCACGTCATGGCCGAGGCGATGAAGCTGGCCTATGCCGACCGCAGCCAGCACCTCGGCGATCCGGACTTCTGGGCCGTGCCGCAGCGCGGCCTGACCTCCAAGGCCTACGCCAGCCGCCTCAGGCAGCGGATCGACCAGGCGCGCGCCCTCGCCGCGGCCGAGATCGGGCCAGGGGACCCGGCGCCCTACGAGAGCAACGAGACCACCCACTTCTCGGTCGCCGACCGCTTCGGCAACGTGGTCTCCAACACCTATACCATCAACTTCAGCTACGGCAGCGGCATCGTCGCCAAGGGCACCGGAATCTTGCTGAACAACGAGATGGACGACTTCTCGGCCAAGCCCGGTACGCCCAACGCCTACGGGCTGATCGGCGGCGAGGCCAACGCGATCGAGCCCGGCAAGCGGCCCTTGAGCTCGATGACCCCGACCCTGGTCTTCAAGGACGGCAAGCCCTGGCTGGTGACCGGCAGTCCCGGCGGCAGCCGGATCATCACCACGGTCCTGCAGATCATCCTCAATACCGTCGACCACGGAATGAACGTGGCCGCGGCCTCAGCCGCGCCGCGCATCCATCACCAATGGCTACCCGACGAACTGCGCGTCGAGCCGGGCCTCAGCCCCGATTCTCTGAGCCTGCTGGCCCGGAAGGGGCACCGCGTGGTGGTCAAGAACGCCATGGGGTCGACGCAGTCCCTGCTGCGCATCGAGGGCGGCTGGACCGGGGCCTCGGACCCGCGCCGGCCCGGCGCCCTCACGCTGGGTTATTGA
- a CDS encoding divergent polysaccharide deacetylase family protein yields the protein MARLQDDAPPGGKGGLAALIAAWIVLFALVGAGFAWVFYLHPEARRDHRAEQAEEKDAPAPGVPRPAAGETAAGAPPAAPPAPRAEAEPSPEELKKRLQKQGSGKGPPTWRRFAAAFDRKDPRPRIAIVITGLGLDGAATQRAVQSLPAAVTLSFTPYASDLNRWIAVARVDGHEVMLDLPMEPLDFPRSDPGPLALMTGAGDRENLERLNDILGRGSNYIGVAAALGSRFAASEPDMRILLRALKTKGLIYLDNASARDSIAAELAASLGTAWVVNDRLLDDNQASDAVIRARLAEVESLALARGQAVAIARPYPQAVEQLARWARDLGARGFALAPVSALVPQPGPA from the coding sequence ATGGCCCGGCTGCAGGATGACGCTCCGCCAGGCGGCAAAGGCGGCCTCGCGGCCCTGATCGCCGCGTGGATCGTGCTCTTCGCCCTGGTCGGTGCCGGCTTTGCCTGGGTCTTCTACCTCCATCCGGAGGCCCGGCGCGATCACCGGGCCGAGCAGGCCGAGGAGAAGGACGCGCCGGCGCCGGGCGTGCCGAGACCGGCTGCGGGCGAGACCGCAGCCGGGGCCCCGCCCGCAGCGCCGCCGGCGCCCCGGGCCGAAGCCGAGCCTTCACCCGAAGAGCTGAAAAAGCGCCTTCAGAAGCAAGGCAGCGGCAAGGGGCCGCCGACCTGGCGCCGCTTCGCCGCGGCCTTCGACCGCAAGGATCCGCGGCCACGGATCGCCATCGTGATCACCGGGCTCGGCCTGGACGGCGCGGCGACCCAGCGCGCGGTGCAGAGCCTGCCGGCAGCGGTCACATTGTCCTTCACGCCCTACGCCAGCGACCTGAACCGCTGGATCGCGGTGGCCCGGGTCGACGGCCACGAAGTCATGCTGGACCTGCCGATGGAGCCGCTCGACTTTCCCCGCAGCGATCCCGGCCCTCTGGCGCTGATGACCGGCGCCGGCGACCGCGAGAACCTCGAGAGGCTGAACGACATCCTCGGGCGCGGCTCGAACTACATCGGCGTGGCCGCCGCGCTGGGGTCGCGCTTCGCCGCGTCCGAGCCCGACATGCGGATCCTGCTGCGCGCGCTCAAGACCAAGGGGCTGATCTACCTGGACAACGCCAGCGCCAGGGACAGCATCGCGGCCGAGCTCGCAGCGTCGCTGGGCACCGCCTGGGTGGTCAACGATCGTCTGCTCGACGACAACCAGGCGAGCGACGCGGTGATACGGGCGCGGCTGGCCGAGGTCGAGAGCCTGGCCCTGGCCCGCGGTCAGGCGGTCGCGATCGCCAGGCCCTATCCGCAGGCGGTCGAGCAACTCGCGCGCTGGGCGCGTGACCTCGGCGCGCGCGGCTTCGCCCTGGCCCCGGTCTCCGCCCTGGTGCCGCAGCCGGGCCCGGCTTGA
- a CDS encoding ferritin-like domain-containing protein, producing the protein MKHWTLDDIPWDRFEAEKVDPHILQIMKGVSLVEHNGSDYATYLCNVFHDDLAFQDEARAWAAEEVQHGRALGQWATLADPGFDFESAFDRFIAGFRPDVEATQSIRGSRSGELVARCIVEVGTSSYYAAMSEACREPVLKEICKRIAADELRHYRMFYKALMRYLEHEGIGRLRRVAVALSRIRESEDDEIAYAHFAANGGAGEIYDRQRSSDFMHGIAFQHYRPKHVDRVVTMTLKAAGLNPQAAWAPWVSRLAYRLIRRRGARTAQALAA; encoded by the coding sequence ATGAAACACTGGACGCTTGACGATATCCCCTGGGATCGCTTCGAGGCCGAAAAGGTCGATCCGCACATCCTCCAGATCATGAAGGGGGTCAGTCTGGTCGAGCACAACGGCAGCGACTACGCGACCTATCTCTGCAACGTCTTTCACGACGATCTGGCCTTCCAGGACGAAGCCCGTGCCTGGGCGGCGGAAGAGGTGCAGCACGGCCGGGCGCTGGGCCAATGGGCGACGCTCGCCGATCCCGGCTTCGACTTCGAGAGCGCCTTCGACCGCTTCATCGCCGGGTTCCGGCCGGATGTCGAGGCGACGCAGTCCATCCGAGGCTCGCGCTCGGGCGAGCTAGTCGCCCGCTGCATCGTCGAGGTCGGGACCAGTTCCTACTATGCCGCCATGTCCGAGGCCTGCAGAGAGCCGGTGCTGAAGGAGATCTGCAAGCGGATCGCCGCCGACGAGCTGAGGCACTACCGGATGTTCTACAAGGCGCTGATGCGCTACCTGGAACATGAGGGCATCGGCCGCCTGCGCCGTGTCGCGGTGGCCCTCAGCCGAATCCGCGAATCCGAGGACGACGAGATCGCCTATGCGCATTTCGCCGCCAACGGGGGGGCGGGCGAGATCTACGACCGGCAGCGCTCGAGCGACTTTATGCACGGCATCGCCTTCCAGCACTATCGGCCGAAGCACGTCGACCGGGTGGTCACCATGACCCTCAAGGCGGCCGGCCTCAATCCCCAGGCGGCCTGGGCGCCCTGGGTGTCGCGCCTGGCCTATCGCCTGATCCGCCGCCGCGGGGCGAGGACCGCGCAGGCCCTGGCCGCCTGA
- a CDS encoding peptidoglycan DD-metalloendopeptidase family protein, whose product MVGVPQVERKPGFPRGKRRRFRAGTGLAALMLAGGALSAGPVAAQQENDEESARLRQIEQELEAERNRAKELGEKANSLEAEVGDLHKELVDKGRSAQTLEDQLSAVETTLARLQADEQLNLRDLEGRHDQMVRTLSALQRIALQPPELAFAVPGRPLDAVRSAMLLKVAVAEIDERAEVLRNQLDELRSLRSEIALRREELKKVARELEAETVSLAALTKRKEEFYQKASRELDETLQRAAKRAAEAENLRGLVERLEQESLARAQAARQDEDSGAAPEPSTIAALAKPLDIRPFPSVQSSLVMPARGRLTLRYGERSDGNPGATSKGIMVSTRAGAQVVAPYDGRIVYSGEFRGYGQLLIIEHGGRYHSLLAGVERLNAAVGQWVLAGEPVGVMGRPQNGKPELYYELRRTGQPINPLPWLANIDDKVQG is encoded by the coding sequence TTGGTCGGCGTCCCCCAGGTCGAGCGCAAGCCCGGTTTCCCCAGAGGGAAGCGCCGGAGGTTCCGCGCCGGCACGGGTCTCGCGGCCCTGATGCTTGCCGGCGGCGCTTTGAGCGCCGGGCCGGTGGCCGCGCAGCAGGAGAACGACGAGGAGAGCGCGCGCCTGCGCCAGATCGAGCAGGAGCTGGAGGCGGAGCGCAACCGCGCCAAGGAACTGGGCGAAAAGGCCAATTCGCTCGAAGCCGAGGTCGGCGACTTGCACAAGGAGCTGGTCGACAAGGGCCGCAGCGCCCAGACCCTGGAGGATCAGCTCTCGGCGGTCGAGACCACCCTGGCCCGGCTGCAGGCGGACGAGCAGCTGAACCTGCGCGACCTGGAGGGCCGCCACGACCAAATGGTCCGAACCCTGAGCGCGCTGCAGCGGATCGCCCTGCAGCCGCCGGAACTGGCCTTCGCCGTGCCCGGCCGGCCGCTGGACGCGGTACGCAGCGCCATGCTGCTGAAGGTCGCGGTCGCCGAGATCGACGAGCGTGCCGAAGTCCTGCGCAACCAGCTCGACGAGCTGCGCAGCCTGCGCAGCGAGATCGCCCTGCGCCGCGAGGAGCTCAAGAAGGTCGCCCGCGAGCTCGAGGCCGAGACCGTATCCCTGGCGGCGCTGACCAAGCGCAAGGAAGAGTTCTACCAGAAGGCCAGCCGCGAGCTCGACGAAACGCTTCAGCGCGCGGCCAAGCGAGCCGCCGAGGCCGAGAACTTGCGCGGGCTGGTCGAGCGGCTGGAGCAGGAGTCGCTGGCGCGCGCGCAGGCGGCCAGGCAGGACGAGGACTCCGGCGCCGCGCCGGAGCCGTCGACCATCGCCGCCCTGGCCAAGCCGCTCGACATCCGGCCCTTCCCCTCGGTCCAGTCGAGCCTGGTGATGCCGGCGCGCGGACGCTTGACCCTGCGCTACGGCGAGCGCAGCGACGGCAATCCGGGCGCGACCTCCAAGGGGATCATGGTTTCGACCCGGGCGGGGGCGCAGGTCGTCGCCCCCTACGACGGCAGGATCGTCTATTCCGGGGAATTTCGAGGCTACGGCCAGTTATTGATCATCGAACACGGCGGGCGGTATCATAGCCTGCTGGCTGGGGTCGAGCGCCTAAACGCGGCGGTCGGCCAATGGGTGCTTGCCGGTGAACCGGTCGGCGTCATGGGACGCCCGCAGAACGGCAAGCCAGAACTCTATTACGAACTGCGACGGACCGGGCAGCCGATCAACCCGCTTCCATGGCTCGCCAACATCGACGACAAGGTGCAAGGCTAA